One stretch of Flavobacterium sp. 9 DNA includes these proteins:
- a CDS encoding AraC family transcriptional regulator: MIKNNIYLPYEVIFSEITESLQTKVGNNFFELLYIVSGTGIQTINQNRLSYEPGHLFLITPQDFHSLEIKEKTTIFQLRFTDIYIKNGPFTSNNLYKLEYILHHAHHQPGCILKRITDKNLVHPVIEAIRHEYHNPTLYNTELIQLLINTLIVIIARNISEYLPENINKQSDGKAHTLLEYIQTHIYEPEKLSVTVMSEKFGISETYLGRYFKKQANETLQDYISKYRIKLVENRLLYSDLRVGEIANELGFNDESHLNKIFKKHRGTTPSAFRKKTLSV; this comes from the coding sequence ATGATAAAGAATAATATATATCTTCCGTATGAAGTTATTTTTAGCGAAATAACGGAATCACTGCAAACTAAAGTGGGAAATAATTTCTTTGAACTGCTTTATATTGTATCCGGAACCGGAATTCAAACTATTAATCAAAATAGATTATCATATGAACCTGGGCATTTATTTTTAATAACACCTCAAGATTTTCATTCTTTGGAAATAAAGGAAAAAACGACCATTTTTCAATTGCGTTTTACTGATATTTATATCAAAAACGGACCTTTTACTTCTAACAATCTTTACAAACTTGAATATATTTTGCATCATGCGCATCATCAGCCCGGATGTATTTTGAAAAGAATTACAGATAAAAATCTCGTTCATCCCGTTATCGAAGCCATTAGGCATGAATATCACAATCCTACTTTATACAATACCGAACTTATCCAGTTATTAATTAATACTTTGATTGTAATTATTGCCCGAAATATCTCTGAATATCTACCGGAAAATATCAACAAACAATCTGATGGAAAAGCGCATACGTTGTTAGAATATATTCAAACTCATATCTATGAACCTGAAAAACTGAGTGTAACGGTTATGAGCGAGAAGTTTGGAATTTCGGAAACGTATTTAGGAAGGTATTTTAAAAAACAAGCAAACGAAACTTTACAGGATTATATTTCGAAATACCGAATAAAACTGGTAGAAAACAGATTGCTTTATAGTGATTTACGTGTTGGAGAAATTGCAAATGAATTGGGTTTTAATGATGAAAGTCATTTGAATAAAATCTTCAAAAAACACCGCGGCACTACTCCATCAGCTTTTAGAAAAAAGACTTTAAGTGTTTAA
- a CDS encoding GNAT family N-acetyltransferase, protein MKPIIIPIENKYADAVVDLVLSIQQKEFNVPITLEDQPDLLNITNFYYASGGGFWGAFINEELVGTIALVKFSDSEAAIRKMFVKKEFRGKEFSIAQKLLETLIDYCKENGIDDLYLGTVSILEAALRFYERNNFVTVEKESLPTAFPIMSADNVFCHLKLKK, encoded by the coding sequence ATGAAACCGATAATTATTCCAATAGAAAATAAATATGCAGATGCTGTAGTAGATTTAGTTTTAAGCATTCAGCAAAAAGAATTTAATGTTCCAATTACATTAGAAGATCAGCCGGATTTATTGAATATTACCAATTTTTATTATGCTAGCGGCGGAGGTTTTTGGGGCGCTTTTATCAATGAAGAATTGGTTGGTACAATTGCTTTGGTAAAATTCAGTGATTCTGAAGCTGCGATCAGAAAAATGTTTGTAAAAAAGGAATTCCGAGGAAAAGAGTTTTCAATTGCACAGAAATTATTAGAGACTTTGATCGATTATTGCAAAGAAAATGGAATCGATGATTTATATTTGGGAACTGTATCGATTTTAGAAGCTGCTTTGCGTTTTTACGAAAGAAACAATTTTGTGACAGTTGAGAAAGAATCGCTTCCAACAGCATTTCCGATAATGAGCGCAGACAATGTATTTTGTCATTTAAAACTAAAAAAATAA
- a CDS encoding MarR family winged helix-turn-helix transcriptional regulator gives MNIIDESGILAISTRLQRLSEQLRKDGALFYKSYGIDFEPKWFPVIYTLHHKGVLSVVEIANEIGYTHPSTISLLKELEKQKLIRSKKDKIDERKRLIVLTTKGQELILKMEPVWGVMTQVLSDIADNQNNLLKAIDEAENKILHQSFLQRALQLKSENENQ, from the coding sequence ATGAATATTATTGATGAATCGGGGATTTTAGCCATTTCAACGCGATTACAGCGTCTCAGTGAGCAATTGCGCAAAGACGGTGCTTTGTTTTATAAATCGTACGGAATTGATTTTGAGCCTAAATGGTTTCCGGTTATTTATACCTTACATCACAAAGGAGTTTTGAGTGTTGTCGAAATCGCAAACGAAATCGGTTATACACATCCTTCGACTATTAGTTTGCTCAAAGAATTGGAAAAGCAAAAACTGATACGTTCGAAAAAAGATAAAATCGACGAACGAAAACGTCTTATTGTTCTAACCACAAAAGGGCAGGAGCTTATTTTGAAAATGGAACCTGTTTGGGGCGTAATGACACAAGTTCTTTCTGATATTGCAGACAATCAGAATAATTTACTTAAAGCAATTGACGAAGCCGAAAACAAGATTTTGCACCAAAGTTTTTTGCAAAGAGCTTTACAATTAAAGAGCGAAAACGAAAATCAATAA
- a CDS encoding SDR family NAD(P)-dependent oxidoreductase has product MSKTILISGSTKGFGRAWTEAFLEKGYKVAATARNIESLNDLKAKYGDAILPLTLDVNNREDSFAVVRKVQEHFGTIDILINNAGYALNGAVEEASEKEARAQFETNFFGTLWLTQAVLPIMRNQKSGHIIQVSSILGITTLPNLGLYNATKFAVEGLTETLSQEVKQFGINVSLVEPNGYVTDIWGNGFNSENIPVYDGIRKAIADGHDPDTFGKTSATVPAIVKLVEAENPPLRLFLGKVALPFAKQTYEQKIATWEEWADVSVAAHG; this is encoded by the coding sequence ATGTCAAAAACAATTTTAATTTCAGGATCAACAAAAGGATTTGGTAGAGCCTGGACAGAAGCATTTTTAGAAAAAGGATACAAGGTAGCTGCAACAGCCAGAAATATTGAATCTCTTAATGATTTGAAGGCAAAATACGGAGACGCAATTTTACCTCTTACGCTTGACGTAAACAACCGCGAAGATTCGTTTGCTGTCGTACGAAAAGTACAAGAACACTTTGGAACTATTGATATCTTAATCAATAATGCTGGTTATGCTTTAAATGGCGCTGTTGAAGAAGCAAGCGAAAAAGAAGCGAGAGCACAATTTGAAACTAATTTCTTTGGTACACTTTGGTTAACTCAAGCTGTTTTACCAATTATGAGAAATCAAAAAAGTGGTCACATTATTCAGGTTTCTTCTATTTTGGGAATCACAACTTTACCAAATTTAGGTCTTTATAATGCTACTAAATTTGCTGTAGAAGGTCTTACTGAAACTCTTTCTCAAGAGGTAAAACAATTTGGAATCAATGTAAGTTTGGTTGAGCCAAATGGTTATGTTACTGATATTTGGGGTAACGGATTCAACAGCGAAAATATTCCTGTTTATGACGGAATTAGAAAAGCAATTGCGGATGGACATGATCCTGATACTTTTGGAAAAACAAGCGCTACTGTACCTGCGATTGTTAAATTGGTTGAAGCCGAAAATCCACCTTTACGTTTATTCTTAGGAAAAGTAGCGTTGCCATTTGCAAAACAAACTTACGAACAAAAAATTGCAACCTGGGAAGAATGGGCTGATGTTTCTGTGGCTGCACACGGATAA
- a CDS encoding MBL fold metallo-hydrolase — translation MKTKNILSGFAFVILFFLCNTIAYAQFPMPDHVPIWDANKVTLKLHKIAENVYSVAPETAEAETSKGIAQATSAGFIVGDKGVLLIETMLSKRLYDQLYKLIRSVSDKPIVYAINTSDHGDHCFGNYLLPKETIVIQNEFCKDNLSKNYDNIKQFMIMLFGKGRGIEESVYRPADITIPINETMKIDMGKGNIVEVINVGTAQSPADLFVYLKSASGNVLWAGNPFIAESPTIPWLFDGYFLEPVNNLNKIYNMIGDKDIVVPGHGRVTNKAGIKYTIDYVEALKTNVENSVKQGLTLEQTKAAVTMKEFDKGYELFNWLHFNFNVPNAYKDIKENGKK, via the coding sequence ATGAAAACTAAAAACATTCTCTCAGGATTTGCATTTGTTATCTTGTTTTTCCTTTGTAATACTATCGCTTATGCGCAGTTTCCAATGCCGGATCATGTCCCGATTTGGGATGCGAATAAAGTGACTTTGAAATTACATAAAATCGCAGAAAACGTTTATTCAGTAGCGCCTGAAACCGCCGAAGCAGAAACCTCAAAAGGTATTGCACAAGCGACTTCGGCAGGATTTATTGTTGGAGATAAAGGCGTTTTGCTTATCGAAACCATGTTAAGCAAAAGACTATACGACCAACTTTATAAATTAATCAGAAGCGTGAGTGATAAACCAATTGTATACGCCATAAATACGAGTGATCACGGCGATCATTGCTTTGGAAATTATTTACTTCCAAAAGAAACTATTGTCATTCAAAACGAATTCTGCAAAGACAATCTTTCTAAAAATTACGACAATATTAAGCAGTTTATGATTATGCTTTTTGGTAAAGGAAGAGGAATCGAAGAGAGTGTTTATCGTCCCGCCGATATTACAATTCCAATCAATGAAACGATGAAAATTGATATGGGAAAAGGAAATATTGTTGAGGTTATAAACGTAGGAACGGCGCAATCTCCGGCAGATTTATTTGTGTATTTAAAATCGGCTTCGGGAAATGTATTGTGGGCAGGAAATCCTTTTATCGCCGAAAGTCCAACTATTCCGTGGTTGTTTGACGGCTATTTTTTAGAACCCGTAAACAATCTGAACAAAATTTATAATATGATTGGCGATAAAGATATTGTTGTTCCAGGTCACGGTCGTGTTACGAATAAAGCCGGAATAAAATATACAATTGATTATGTCGAGGCATTAAAGACAAATGTCGAAAATTCGGTTAAACAAGGTCTCACTTTAGAGCAGACAAAAGCTGCCGTAACAATGAAGGAATTTGATAAAGGATATGAACTTTTTAATTGGCTTCATTTTAATTTCAATGTTCCAAATGCTTATAAAGACATTAAAGAAAATGGGAAAAAATAA
- a CDS encoding alpha/beta fold hydrolase: protein MKSISNQNVWSKASKGIFGLLLISFLSFASCNKKEEPIKTVSEESTATADSAVAKPADPPANFKHETALVNGVKIHYVIGGKGDPLVLVHGFGQNWYMWNRLLPELSKHFTVIAPDLRGVGESDKPEGGYDKKTMATDIHELVKKLGYTNINLAGHDIGLMVAYAYAAQYGSEVKKLALMDALLPGIEPVWSQVSASAWWFGFFAWPASGDIVKGKEKEFLTNFWPMVGHVKDPFTAEETAEFVRAYAVKDAAKSSFKWFGNFPQDGKDNLIFMKTKLKMPLLAMGGEYFAAAFLKDHSKLVAENVTESKIAGSGHWLVQENTAQVQKDLLAFFLAK from the coding sequence ATGAAATCAATTTCTAACCAAAATGTATGGTCAAAAGCTTCAAAAGGAATCTTTGGCCTGTTACTAATCAGTTTTTTATCATTTGCATCATGCAATAAAAAAGAAGAACCTATAAAAACCGTTTCCGAAGAATCAACTGCAACAGCAGATTCAGCAGTTGCGAAACCAGCAGATCCGCCGGCAAATTTTAAACACGAAACCGCATTGGTAAACGGCGTAAAAATTCATTATGTAATTGGAGGAAAAGGCGATCCATTAGTATTAGTTCATGGTTTTGGTCAAAACTGGTACATGTGGAATCGCCTGCTTCCGGAACTTTCTAAACATTTTACTGTTATTGCACCGGATTTAAGAGGAGTAGGAGAGTCAGACAAACCGGAAGGTGGCTACGACAAAAAAACAATGGCAACCGATATTCACGAATTGGTTAAAAAATTAGGCTACACAAATATTAATCTTGCAGGTCACGATATTGGGTTAATGGTCGCTTATGCGTATGCAGCACAATATGGAAGTGAAGTAAAAAAACTAGCTTTAATGGATGCTTTACTTCCGGGAATTGAGCCAGTTTGGTCACAAGTTTCGGCTTCTGCATGGTGGTTTGGATTTTTTGCATGGCCAGCTTCAGGAGATATTGTTAAAGGAAAAGAAAAAGAGTTTTTGACGAATTTCTGGCCAATGGTTGGACACGTAAAAGATCCTTTTACTGCTGAAGAAACTGCAGAATTTGTGAGAGCATACGCCGTAAAAGATGCAGCAAAATCAAGTTTTAAATGGTTTGGAAACTTTCCGCAAGACGGAAAAGACAACTTGATCTTTATGAAAACAAAACTTAAAATGCCTTTGCTAGCAATGGGTGGAGAATATTTTGCAGCAGCATTCTTAAAAGATCATTCAAAATTAGTTGCAGAGAATGTAACCGAGTCAAAAATCGCAGGTTCAGGACATTGGTTAGTTCAGGAAAACACAGCTCAGGTTCAAAAAGATTTACTGGCTTTTTTCCTTGCAAAATAA
- a CDS encoding TetR/AcrR family transcriptional regulator: MTKGEETRQFIIEKAAPIFNTKGIAATAMSDIMEATKLSKGSMYVHFENKDVLACAAVDHNMKVLGDKLLLEISKSKTAKEELYTYIDFFSNAVNPPLTGGCPLLNFGTEADDTNPIVKEKINKGCNANQQLLENSVNKGIANGEFNPEWNAEEFAVIMFAMMEGGHLISRMSGNNDKMKIITKNLKKIIEENTL, translated from the coding sequence ATGACAAAGGGAGAAGAAACCAGACAATTCATTATAGAAAAAGCAGCACCAATTTTTAATACAAAAGGGATTGCCGCAACTGCTATGAGTGATATTATGGAGGCTACGAAGTTGTCGAAAGGAAGTATGTATGTTCATTTTGAAAACAAAGACGTTCTTGCCTGCGCTGCAGTTGATCATAATATGAAGGTTTTGGGCGATAAACTTTTACTTGAAATCAGTAAAAGCAAAACGGCAAAAGAGGAACTTTATACTTATATAGATTTCTTTAGTAATGCTGTAAATCCGCCTCTTACTGGAGGGTGTCCTTTATTGAATTTTGGTACAGAAGCCGATGACACCAACCCTATTGTAAAGGAGAAAATAAATAAAGGCTGTAACGCAAATCAGCAATTATTGGAAAATAGTGTCAATAAAGGAATCGCAAACGGAGAATTTAATCCGGAATGGAATGCCGAAGAATTTGCAGTCATAATGTTTGCAATGATGGAAGGCGGTCACTTAATTTCGAGAATGTCAGGCAATAATGATAAGATGAAAATCATCACAAAAAACCTAAAAAAAATTATAGAGGAAAACACACTCTAA
- a CDS encoding sensor histidine kinase yields MKYCYCFLLLVFISVPSFAQLPSSTAQYDLKKKRVLIQLCSMFLYGKNQGKIDEDSSAVLAVKAYNLPLSLSYDEGFNESKENVLPGSEFIDKGNFKAVNQLLENSKNTDRIKLLLQLGSFYLFKPGTKPQDLQNAFSNIKEALELSNKLKIQKWQNQSLMLLGKYYAQANNPIESKNCFEKVVTQCKKQNDQKALADALANQALYLPYQDPQKEILLNQVIKLYTDLGLEDKKIEMHMRLITVHYYTGNIKLALKEFYQNLYYQRQYGFKHTHFTEGTISYVELLRYNTKSALYYALKSVKTMETINDYNFADIFYLRFGNVYLTLGHYEEALDLYKKSVEAGHQNINSGGFYRSFVSLVAALFSRGKTTEAVDYINNIVLKYPPTDVFDKMIVNNVRAVCYERLKNYALAENYFKEMDLNAQKLTGPETLFDVLNSYSSMTAFYAHRHRPVEAKFYADKILTLSKTYKRNYTSENLELSLSVIDSLNGNYQGALKHFQTYKKLNDSLVDFSKNKQIEELKIQYETLNKEQKIKFLNNQSSLQKSELQKSKLLNNLSIWSLILLSITIGLLYNRYRLKKRNHAKLELKEKEIKLKNTNLRHLLHEKEWLLKEIHHRVKNNLQTVISLLNSQSAYLDNDMALSAIKNSQHRIHSMSLIHQKLYNSENISTINMPNYIRELIEYLRESFNLGQRIRFEIKVDPLELDVAQAIPLGLILNEAITNSIKYAFPDDRSGMIYVTLEETANNYYLLTIQDNGVGIDTDFSSKKINSFGLSLIKGLSADLDAKFTMENHNGTVLKIEFLAELPISKKELEI; encoded by the coding sequence ATGAAATATTGTTACTGTTTTCTTCTATTGGTTTTTATTTCTGTTCCTTCTTTTGCACAATTACCTTCCTCGACAGCACAATATGATTTAAAGAAAAAGAGAGTCTTGATTCAGCTTTGTTCGATGTTTTTGTATGGAAAAAATCAGGGAAAAATTGATGAAGACAGTTCTGCAGTTTTAGCGGTCAAAGCTTATAATTTACCTCTTTCGCTAAGTTATGATGAAGGTTTTAATGAATCTAAAGAAAATGTTTTACCCGGATCTGAATTTATCGACAAAGGAAATTTCAAAGCTGTAAACCAACTTTTAGAAAATTCAAAAAATACGGATAGAATTAAATTATTGCTTCAGCTTGGAAGTTTTTACCTTTTTAAACCGGGAACAAAACCGCAAGATCTTCAAAATGCTTTTTCGAACATAAAAGAAGCTCTCGAACTTAGTAATAAGCTCAAAATCCAAAAATGGCAAAATCAGAGTTTAATGCTTCTTGGCAAATATTACGCTCAGGCGAATAATCCAATTGAAAGTAAAAACTGTTTTGAAAAAGTTGTCACTCAATGCAAAAAGCAAAACGATCAAAAAGCATTGGCTGATGCATTGGCAAATCAAGCTTTATATCTGCCATACCAAGATCCGCAAAAGGAAATTCTTTTAAATCAAGTTATAAAATTATATACGGATTTAGGTTTAGAAGATAAAAAAATAGAAATGCACATGAGGCTTATCACTGTGCATTATTATACCGGAAATATTAAACTTGCGCTCAAAGAATTTTATCAAAATTTATACTACCAAAGGCAATACGGTTTTAAGCATACACACTTTACCGAAGGTACAATATCCTATGTTGAACTTTTGCGCTACAACACAAAAAGTGCTTTGTATTATGCTCTAAAGAGTGTAAAAACAATGGAAACGATCAATGATTATAATTTTGCCGATATATTTTATCTCCGTTTTGGCAACGTATATCTTACACTTGGTCATTATGAAGAAGCGCTGGATTTGTATAAAAAAAGTGTAGAAGCCGGACATCAAAATATTAATAGTGGTGGTTTTTACAGAAGTTTTGTGAGTCTTGTTGCAGCACTTTTCTCCAGAGGAAAAACGACGGAAGCCGTAGATTATATCAATAATATTGTACTGAAATATCCTCCAACAGATGTTTTTGATAAAATGATCGTTAATAATGTGAGAGCCGTTTGCTACGAACGCTTAAAAAACTACGCGCTGGCAGAAAACTATTTTAAAGAAATGGATCTCAACGCACAAAAACTTACAGGTCCTGAAACGTTGTTTGATGTATTAAATTCGTACTCTTCAATGACTGCTTTTTACGCACACAGACACAGACCTGTGGAAGCTAAATTTTATGCGGACAAGATTCTGACGCTTTCAAAAACTTATAAACGAAATTATACTTCTGAGAATCTGGAGCTTTCTTTGTCTGTAATAGATTCTTTAAATGGCAATTATCAAGGAGCGTTGAAGCATTTTCAGACTTATAAAAAACTAAACGATTCTTTGGTTGATTTTTCAAAAAACAAACAAATCGAAGAACTAAAAATTCAATATGAAACACTGAATAAAGAACAAAAAATCAAGTTTTTGAACAATCAGTCTTCGTTACAAAAAAGTGAATTACAAAAATCAAAACTGCTGAATAATCTTTCGATATGGAGTTTGATTTTATTGTCAATTACAATTGGTTTGCTTTATAACCGTTACCGATTAAAGAAACGAAATCACGCTAAACTGGAGCTTAAAGAGAAAGAAATCAAACTGAAAAACACGAATCTGAGGCATTTATTACATGAAAAAGAATGGCTTTTAAAAGAAATTCATCATCGTGTAAAAAACAATCTTCAAACGGTTATTAGTCTTTTGAATTCACAATCGGCATATCTGGATAATGATATGGCGTTATCAGCGATAAAAAATAGCCAACACAGGATTCATTCAATGTCCTTAATTCATCAGAAACTTTATAATTCTGAGAATATTTCGACGATAAATATGCCTAATTATATTCGGGAATTAATCGAGTATTTAAGAGAATCGTTTAATCTTGGACAAAGAATACGTTTCGAAATCAAAGTAGATCCGTTGGAATTAGATGTTGCACAGGCGATTCCGTTAGGACTTATTTTGAATGAAGCGATTACCAATTCGATCAAATATGCTTTTCCGGATGATCGCAGCGGAATGATTTATGTAACGCTCGAAGAGACCGCAAATAACTACTATTTACTGACAATTCAAGACAATGGAGTTGGAATCGACACTGACTTTTCTTCAAAGAAAATCAACTCTTTTGGTTTAAGTCTGATCAAAGGATTAAGTGCGGATTTGGATGCCAAATTCACAATGGAAAACCATAATGGAACGGTTTTGAAAATCGAATTTTTGGCTGAACTTCCTATTTCTAAAAAAGAGCTGGAAATCTAA
- a CDS encoding oxidoreductase, which yields MKNQDKTWFITGTSQGIGLILVKQLLAQGYNVAATARNAESLKKAVGISSENFLPLEVNLVDESSVKQAVKNTLAKFESIEYLVNNAGYGLIGGIEESSDAEVRANFDVNVFGLLNVTRAILPHMRAAKFGHIINLSSVFGLLAGAGWGVYCSTKFAVEAISEALVQEVKPFGIKVTLIEPGYVRTNFLNSSSLITSSEPIEAYTGIRDAVRSHQEDLPGKQLGDPEKVAALIIEVTKWPQPPLHLLTGSDAYQFANYKIDSLKNEIEANKEFTFSTDFEV from the coding sequence ATGAAAAATCAAGATAAAACGTGGTTTATAACCGGAACATCTCAAGGAATTGGACTCATTTTAGTCAAACAATTATTGGCACAAGGATATAACGTAGCCGCAACAGCAAGAAATGCAGAATCGCTTAAAAAAGCAGTTGGAATTTCATCGGAGAACTTTCTTCCGCTTGAAGTAAATTTGGTTGACGAATCAAGCGTAAAACAGGCTGTAAAAAATACTTTGGCAAAATTTGAATCCATTGAATATTTGGTAAATAATGCCGGATATGGATTAATAGGAGGAATCGAAGAAAGCTCTGATGCAGAAGTTCGTGCCAATTTTGATGTCAATGTATTTGGATTGCTAAACGTTACAAGAGCAATTTTGCCACATATGAGAGCTGCAAAATTTGGACATATTATAAATCTTTCTTCCGTATTTGGATTACTTGCCGGCGCCGGTTGGGGAGTATATTGCAGTACAAAATTTGCGGTTGAAGCTATTTCAGAAGCACTTGTGCAAGAGGTTAAACCTTTCGGAATCAAGGTAACGCTTATTGAACCGGGTTATGTGCGTACCAATTTTCTAAACAGTAGTTCGTTGATCACATCTTCGGAACCAATTGAGGCTTACACAGGAATTCGTGATGCAGTGCGCTCCCATCAGGAAGATCTTCCGGGAAAACAATTAGGCGATCCTGAAAAAGTAGCGGCATTAATTATTGAAGTTACAAAATGGCCGCAACCGCCACTTCACTTATTAACAGGATCAGATGCGTATCAATTTGCAAATTATAAAATTGATTCTTTAAAAAATGAAATCGAAGCGAATAAAGAGTTTACTTTTTCGACAGATTTTGAAGTTTAA